The sequence gaaatagaattgaattgcaacaagatgctttccttttgagggagagGCTAGATATGCaattgaatgcttgtaattgaagttgatacctttatgaagttttcttgaatcctcacaaaagggtttaggatgtcatgtatAATGTCTTCATGAAAGTtttatcatggatgccatcttgaaagTTTGAACTTGACTAaacctctccttcaatgcttgatgaagtcttgattgcttgctcacttgaattgaattcgCTAGAGTGTAATAAGGAGAGAGACATCATCGttaggtttgaaatgagaggggtaggcctgGTTTTATACTTAACCAtctgaaaattatttgaatttttggagtaggcTGACACGAGACCTGAATTCTCGCTCACTTGATGTgaccatttttgggatcaaatttGGACCCTGATCAAGAGGACCAAGGTGATTTGGCACCCTAGTCCTAAGAATTAGGACTTATTTTTTGACTAAAGACAAAAGGGGAAGTGAAAATGCAAGTTTCCAGAAGGTGTGAGCATAATCAAAGCTGACATCAGGTATCGAAAGGCAGGTTACCAAGGTAAtgtctaggtgaggatgaaattgtatgcggatacaatttatgatgctacaaatctcatcatggtttttcccttcttgggttttctacGTAAATCTAGTATTCTCTTGTGCATGTGTGTTCATTGCATTCTTTGTTGATGATCAGATTAACGTTTAAAGTTGAATTTGAATTAATttataaattgttaaaatttgtTCAAGACTGATTAATCCCTCCCTTCTCACTCTTGGGGTGTGTTCAACAATTCCTACAAGTGTCTTCATCGACTGAGGAATTTGATCTAGACTTGGGAGGTTCTATagatcatttcctccaaaaataaactAAAAACCTTCAGACTATGAAACTAACTTTATTTAGTCCTATGATTTTGCCCGTTTGAAAGTTGGAACTATGTCTAAGGGTGCTCTACACAATTTTGTCACTTTTGATAGTTGGATCTGTAACTTGCACATAGAGAGAGGGAAAATATcatgttgtataggggcttgcctgaTTCAAAACCCTATGttgatgtttccacctccataatAGCTAGGATGATGAGAAAGAGTGCTTGCCCCTAGAAGGAAAAATGCTAAATCAGAAATGAAATGTGGAGCTGACAAGATTATACTTTTGGATTGATAATGGTGgtaatgcaatgctctttagataaaTCCCccaagtgttgatgtaataacatgccAAATCATAACAAAATTCATCATAAAACATACTTAAAGATAAGTTGTTGTAGCTTAATACTCTTTGTACTCATATCTACCCTTTAATGAATTAAAGTCTTGAATTGTGATGATAGAATGAATTGGAATTTATGGATGATGAATGATTtttttatatagggttctcaaggtattaaATCACAGTTATTCTGACTTCCAATGGTCTAGTACAAAAATCGAGACCAAATTTGAAAATGGGAAGGTCGACACTAACAATGACTTCAATTTTGGGGAATTTTGGTGGGACTGTGGGGATAGAGGCTATAGTCTTTACAAGTGTCCAATTTAGGTCCCATAGTCCCACCAAAATAGGACCACTAAAAAGGAGTAAAGACTGCTAGGGTTTGTGATGCTAAATCAAGTTCTAATTTGAGTATTTGATGATAGTAGGATAAGATAAGGCCCAAACAGGCTTGAAATGATGTAGGGGAAGGTACACTAAAGAAAGCACCCAAaaaagtgtgaaattgtaaagggttgCAATTTACAATACTACAAACTCTAATGACAAGTCAATATTTTGGCCTAAAAAGAAATGTCATAAGTGGTAGGGTCACTAATACAAAATTTATCCAAATTTTAAATCAAACAAACCCTAACGTTCAAAATACCTAACAAAAAATCTTCTTTGTATATGAGTAAGGGAAAGATTAGAGACAACAAGCATTTAATGGGCCTAGGATGATGTGTGTTGATGTAATACTTTGATAATTTTCTATGCTACTCTTATAAATATTCTATGTTAAAGGTCCTTGAATAACTTCAGATTGACCTTTGACATCATATCAAATGATTGGGTGAATTTCTTTATTTGCAACCACCAAGCACAACAATCAACACAAAGGTGTGCTAGGTTGGCTCACAAAAACTAGTAGGAGGGAGTCAATAtgattaaatttaaatttgaatgttAAAAGTTAGGATTATGACTGAAGAACCGAATTAGGTCAAGTTAGCACCTACATATTTGATCCAAAGTGACAAATGGAGGATCTAGGAACCATGATTGAATCTTAATGTCCATAAAAGATGATAATATTTAGATATAAAAAATTGTGAGTTAAATTCAAGTAAGAATGCGTCACTTCTAAATTTATTATTACATTTGAAACAATCTAATCAAACCAAGCCCACAACATAAGGAAAAAGGGCCCATGGATATAAAATTTTACCCATTACACAAATACTATTTCTCCCAtgcaataattttaaatatttttatataatttaacttaattatattttataattatttatttaactaaattaTTTGATAAATTGCCACACAATTATTTTTTCATTTGAAAAATACTAATTATTACTCTCCTTGATAATTTTAGATAGATTTACACATTGATTGTTATGTGACTTGATAATGGGATTGCATAGTCTTAACTAAAATATTGCATAATGCTACTGGGTGATACATGACAATGAAGGAGAGTGGAGATGGATGTGAAAGAATTATATTACACCGACATCATAATGTTTCAACAATGAGGGAATATATGAGATTGTATACATGAGAATTTAATAGaggttttaaattatatttaagttGCCCTAAATGAGCTTCAAGCTCTAATTATTTATGAAGGAAGTGCAATAACATTGATATAAGAGGTTGGTGGTGTAAGGTTTGAGGTGGGAAGAGGCTATATAAGGAAGATAAAATGAAAGTTGAAGTTATCCTCAGAGCGAGCAGATTGAGTGTGGCAACAACAATTTCAAAAGGCTTTGTGGATTATATTAGAGAAGGGAATTATTGAATCTTAATTTGTGTATATGGATTCTTAGGCTCTAGAGGTTAGCTAAAGAAGTTGATGGGGACAATAGTATAATGATCTCTAAAGCCAAGTTGAAGAGAGTATAGTGATCTCTAAAGCCATGTTGAAGATGATTATAATCTTAGATCATTCCATTAATAGAAGAAATGTCCAAGTGACATTACACAATCTTTTTCCTTTGCAACTACACTATTAATCATAATAGACACATATTTATCACACAGGGATTGTGAGGGTTAGTGATTAGACAAATGTTCATTTAGATTGTATAGTGGAGCATCTTCACCTTGACTTGAAGAACTATGGCAAATTATTTAAGTTTCTAACTACGTTCGGAAATGACTTACATGTAAAGTTCCTTGAAGAAGCATAATTGCACGAAATCAAGTGTTGTGAGAATGACGATCTCAAGTTGCCTGTAGGTCTCTATTACTATGTTTAatgttgttaaattgattttactcGTATTTACAGAGAAGTAATATTCTTTTTTGGAATTACAAGTTGTGCTATAGGTATAAACAATTTTAAATTGTAATGTACAAACATGTATATTAACATAGAAGGTGCTATATTTATATGATAACTTGTGATTTTTTGAGGGATTTGATAAGCTTCGTATTATTGAAATCCAAGTGTTAATGCTCTTTTCCACAACTCTTAGATGCCTAatctatatatatttaataaaagtaaaataaagtaattatataaatatatatcatgaTTAAATTATTTGATCAATTACTACATAATTTTTTCTCTTAAAGAATATATATCACTAATAACcgaataaaatttatataaaaaagaaagaattgaattatataaatattaatatcttttcctttatgtaaaaaataataaataacattatgaataaaacttttaaataaagaatccatcaaaatcacaatttATAGTTATAataaaaatttgttaaaaaaatggTACTCATTTACCTTAAAATTGAGGTTCATCAACGACTCAGATCGTAACACGGCCGAAAACCTAACAAAAACATTGGATCAATCATAATAAATAACTTCTGAAATCGTAACAAAAAGCATcagacaaattaaaaaaaaaagaacctGAAGAATGCAGACTAAGTACAATCCATTCTCATTTTTCCAAAATCTATCACTTTGATCGTCAATTCTTCTTGAGTTCACAGAGGAAAACCATGAAATTCACAAACTCGCCGGTTGTAGAACTTCCGGTGGGTGGGGAAGTGCTTCATATCGAGCAAGACAATGGCTCAATGCATGTGGGCACCTCCGTCTGGCCCTGCTCCCTCCTCCTCGTCAAGTTCGTTCAGCGCTGCCTCACAAGCACAACAGCAGAAATGTCATCAGAGCCCCCAAACCCTTATGCCCAAATCCTTCAATTCAACAACAAGCGCGGAGTCGAACTCGGGACCGGCTGTGGTGTCGCCGGAATGGGGCTCGCCCTGCTTGGCCTCGATGTTGTTCTGACAGACATCGCCCCCGTTCTGCCCGCCTTGAAGCGCAACGTGAAGAAAAACACGGCCGCCACTTCACTCAAGAATGCTGGAAAGCCGGGCTGCAGCGCCGGAAGAGTGAAAATCTCACAGCTTTACTGGAACAATGAGAAGCAGATTCAGGTACTCAAGCCTCCTTTTGATTTTATCATAGCTACGGATGTTGTATATTTGGAGAATATTGTGGAGCCGTTGATTTTTACCATGAATGCTCTGGCTGGGCCTTCCTCTGTTATTTTGCTGGGCTATCAGATTCGATCCCCCGAAGCTCATCGCCTTTTTTGGGAGATTTGCCCCAGGTTTTTTAGCGTTGAGAAGGTTCCCCGCGAGTATTTGCATTCAGATTATGCTTATGAGGAGAGCGATGTGTATATACTTCGGAAAAAGACTAATTAGGGCTATTTACAGAGAGGATTTTGAGAGCACAGTTATAGCGAGAGGGTTTTTAGGAGACTAATAATATAGCCAGGGTTTCGACAACACGTCAAGGAGAgagttttttagggtttttgggaGGCTCTAAAAATAAGTTCCTTCCGGAAATCAGAGCAGAGTGAAAAAATTGTAAATTAAGGGTTTGTGTAGCTGAGGGTTTAAGGGGCTAATGTTTCAGGAGTCTCGAGGGTTTTGTGTTCTTGGTGAATTCAGTTTTTTCTTTTCGGTTGACATTATACCGTTGCCATGTGTTAGCAAGAAGATTTCCTATTCTTATCATATGGTAGGCATCCGATCTGGTATGTGTTATGAATGGTCATTACCTTAAGTTCGACAACAAGCTTTTGCAATTACAGCAATTCATTTTCTTTGTTAGTTACACTCGTTTAGCTGGATCTACAGTCTTTTTATGTAGGGTTTCAATCCATTGCATATCTGACATGGTGTGCTGTTGATCTTGTAACATACATAATTGCCACAACTTTGTAATCAATTTTCTTAGCG is a genomic window of Cryptomeria japonica chromosome 7, Sugi_1.0, whole genome shotgun sequence containing:
- the LOC131040231 gene encoding uncharacterized protein LOC131040231, encoding MKFTNSPVVELPVGGEVLHIEQDNGSMHVGTSVWPCSLLLVKFVQRCLTSTTAEMSSEPPNPYAQILQFNNKRGVELGTGCGVAGMGLALLGLDVVLTDIAPVLPALKRNVKKNTAATSLKNAGKPGCSAGRVKISQLYWNNEKQIQVLKPPFDFIIATDVVYLENIVEPLIFTMNALAGPSSVILLGYQIRSPEAHRLFWEICPRFFSVEKVPREYLHSDYAYEESDVYILRKKTN